The genomic region CGATCATGTGCACGCCGAGGACCGCCTCGTACCGAGCGTCGAGCACCACCTTCACGAAGCCCTCGAGGTGCCCCACGGCCATGGCCTTGCCGAGCGCACGGAACGGGAACGTCCCGATCTTGACCTCGAGGCCGCGCCGCTTGGCCTCGGCCTCGCTGAGCCCCACCGCCGCGACCTCGGGCTCGCAGTACACGCACATCGGAACGCCGTCGGGATCGAACGGGCGCGGATGGGCGCCGGCGATGGCCTCGGCGGCGATCACGCCCTGCTCGGATGCGGCGTGCGCGAGCAGCAGGGGCCCGACGAGATCACCGATGGCGTAGACGCCGGGGGCCGAGGTCCGCATGGTGCCGTCGACCTCGACGCGCCCGCGCACGCTCCGTATGCCGGCCGCGTCCAGCCCGAGGCCGCTCGGGTCGGCCCCGCGACCCACCGCGACGAGAACCATGTGCGCCTCGAGCGTCCGTCCGGCGTCGCCGCCGCGCACGGTCACCTGGGCGCCGTCGCCTGAACGCACGACGCTCTCGACCCGATGCCCGACCAGGACCTCGATGCCCTGCCGTCCGAACTGGCGCGCCAGCTCCTTGCCGAGATCGGCGTCCATGCCGGGGAGGATCTGCTCGGCCATCTCGACCACGGTCACTGCCGCGCCGAAGCTCCGGTAGGCGTACGCGAACTCCACTCCGACCGCGCCGCCGCCGATCACGACGACCGACGCCGGCAGCGTCCGGCGCTCGAGCGCTTCGCGGCTCGTGCAGATGACGTCGCCGTCGATCGTGAGCCCGGGCAAGACGCGCTCCGCGCTCCCGGTCGCGAGGATGACGTTGCGCGCCTCCAGGCGCTCCTCGCCGCCCGCGGCCTTCGCCACCATGACCCCGTGCGGGACCAGGCGCCCACGACCGTGGTGGAAGTCGATCTTGTTCTTCTTGAAGAGCGCCTCGACGCCCTTGGCCTGGCGATCGGCGACTCCGCGCGAGCGATCGATCACCCGTCCGAAATCGACGGCCGGCGCCTCCGCGATGAGCTGCTGCTTCGCCGCCGCACGCAGGTCGGCCGCCAGGGCCGCGTCGTGGAGAATGGCCTTCGACGGAATGCACCCCCAGTTGCCGCACACGCCGCCCGCGCGATCGGCTTCCACCACCGCCGTGTGCAGGCCGAGCTGCGCGACGCGGATGGCGGCGACGTAGCCGCCCGGCCCCGCGCCGATCACCACCACGTCGTACGACGCCATGGCTCAGACGACGAGAGCCAGCGGCTGCTCGAGAAGCGCCTTCAGCTCGCGCAGGAAACGCCCGGCGAGCGCGCCGTCCACGACCCGGTGGTCGCACGAGAGCGTCACCGTCATGAGACGCCCCGGCACGACCGCGCCCGCTCGCACGACCGGCACCTCGCGGATCGTCCCGACCGCGAGGATCGCGGCCTGCGGCGGGTTGATCACCGCAGCGAAGTGCGAAACCGGGAACATGCCGAGGTTCGACACCGTGAACGTGGCCCCGGAGAGATCCTCGCCCGCGGGCTTCCCGGCGCGCGCCCGCTCGACCACGGCGCGTGCTTCCTGGGCCACGGCGGCGAGCGGCGCGGCGTCGCACCCGTGGACGACGGGGACCAGGAGTCCCTCGTCGGTCGCCGTTGCGATGCCGACGTTCGCCTGCGCGTGGCGGACGACGCCGTCGCCGTCGAGGCTCGCGTTCATCTCCGGCACGCGGGCGAGCGCGACGCCGCACGCCTTCACCAGGATGTGCGTCACGGTGAGGCCCTCGAACTCCGCGCCGAGCGCGACGAGCCCCTCGCGCAGGCGGACGGCCTCGTCCATGTCGATGTCCGCCGACGCGTAGAAGTGTGGCACGTCCCGCTTCGACTCGGCCATGCGCTTCGCCGTCGTCTTGCGGGTGCGCGACAGCTCGACGCGTGTGCCCGCCTGCGCCGCCGTTGCGGGGCGCGCGGTCGGCGCCGCCGCGGCGGGCGCCGCCGCCGTCTGACCGCCGCCGGCCGCCT from Candidatus Eisenbacteria bacterium harbors:
- the lpdA gene encoding dihydrolipoyl dehydrogenase, whose product is MASYDVVVIGAGPGGYVAAIRVAQLGLHTAVVEADRAGGVCGNWGCIPSKAILHDAALAADLRAAAKQQLIAEAPAVDFGRVIDRSRGVADRQAKGVEALFKKNKIDFHHGRGRLVPHGVMVAKAAGGEERLEARNVILATGSAERVLPGLTIDGDVICTSREALERRTLPASVVVIGGGAVGVEFAYAYRSFGAAVTVVEMAEQILPGMDADLGKELARQFGRQGIEVLVGHRVESVVRSGDGAQVTVRGGDAGRTLEAHMVLVAVGRGADPSGLGLDAAGIRSVRGRVEVDGTMRTSAPGVYAIGDLVGPLLLAHAASEQGVIAAEAIAGAHPRPFDPDGVPMCVYCEPEVAAVGLSEAEAKRRGLEVKIGTFPFRALGKAMAVGHLEGFVKVVLDARYEAVLGVHMIGHGVTELIAAAGLARTLEATADDVIATSHAHPTLSEALREATLAAVGRAVNI
- a CDS encoding dihydrolipoamide acetyltransferase family protein; protein product: MATDVLMPKLSDTMEEGKILKWHKHPGDVVKQGDILAEVETDKANMDIESFDEGVVAELRVGEGESAPVGAVIAVLGAAGEAAKPQAPKLEVARVAPSAPRPVAAAPKAAPAPSKPAPTPAPAPPKAAATRPAAVADRVKASPLAKKVAAERGVDLARVAGSGPGGRILREDIEAAGGGQTAAAPAAAAPTARPATAAQAGTRVELSRTRKTTAKRMAESKRDVPHFYASADIDMDEAVRLREGLVALGAEFEGLTVTHILVKACGVALARVPEMNASLDGDGVVRHAQANVGIATATDEGLLVPVVHGCDAAPLAAVAQEARAVVERARAGKPAGEDLSGATFTVSNLGMFPVSHFAAVINPPQAAILAVGTIREVPVVRAGAVVPGRLMTVTLSCDHRVVDGALAGRFLRELKALLEQPLALVV